From a single Phragmites australis chromosome 7, lpPhrAust1.1, whole genome shotgun sequence genomic region:
- the LOC133923817 gene encoding UNC93-like protein 1, with protein sequence MAEPEGEVEVSPPAKRGFLRYNSPLAQVSLLGLICFCCPGMFNALSGLGGGGQLDHTTADNANTALYACFAVFGVLGGAAHNLLGPRRTLLLGALTYPLYAASFLYYNHRHSQAFPVAAGAILGAGAGFLWAAQGAIMTSYPPPNRRGTYISLFWCLFNLGGVLGGLLPFSFNYHRGNDAASVNDGTYIAFMAFMLLGAALTLLVLPPRRIVRDDGTKATRVTYSSPATEFAEILALFANWKMLLVLPAAWASNFFYTYQFNNVNGVLFTLRTKGLNNVFYWGAQMLGSAGIGYFLDFGFASRRKRGLVGVAAVAVLGTAIWGGGLANQFRYTDGKWEHLIDFKDGRRYAGPFLLYFSYGLLDAMFQSLIYWIIGALANDSQILSRYVGFYKGVQSAGAAVAWQVDTHKTSLISQLIVNWALMTVSYPLLALLVFLAVKDEDNSVSSVEDGKDRDSKLSAPTSFH encoded by the exons ATGGCCGAGCCGGAGGGGGAGGTGGAGGTGTCGCCGCCGGCGAAGCGCGGTTTCCTGCGCTACAACTCCCCTCTGGCGCAGGTGTCCCTGCTCGGCCTAATCTGCTTCTGCTGCCCGGGGATGTTCAACGCGCTCTccggcctcggcggcggcggccagctCGACCACACCACCGCCGACAACGCCAACACCGCCCTCTACGCCTGCTTCGCCGTCTTCGGCGTCCTCGGCGGGGCCGCGCACAACCTCCTCGGCCCGCGCCGCACCCTCCTGCTCGGGGCCCTCACCTACCCGCTCTACGCCGCCTCCTTCCTCTACTACAACCACCGCCACTCCCAGGCCTtccccgtcgccgccggcgcgatcctcggcgccggcgcgggcTTCCTCTGGGCGGCGCAGGGCGCCATCATGACGTCCTACCCGCCGCCCAACCGCCGGGGCACCTACATCTCGCTCTTCTGGTGCCTCTTCAACCTCGGTGGCGTCCTCGGCGgcctcctccccttctccttcaaCTACCACCGCGGGAACGACGCCGCCAGCGTCAACGATGGCACCTACATCGCCTTCATGGCCTTCATGCTCCTCGGCGCCGCGCTCACGCTCCTCGTCCTGCCCCCCCGCAGGATCGTCCGCGACGACGGGACAAAGGCCACCAGGGTCACCTACTCGTCCCCCGCCACCGAGTTCGCTGAGATCCTCGCCCTCTTCGCCAACTGGAAGATGCTGCTCGTGCTCCCCGCCGCGTGGGCCAGCAACTTCTTCTACACCTACCAGTTCAACAACGTCAACGGCGTCCTCTTCACGCTCCGCACCAAGGGCCTCAATAACGTCTTCTACTGGGGCGCGCAGATGCTCGGCTCTGCCGGCATCGGCTACTTCCTCGACTTCGGCTTCGCCAGCCGCAGGAAGAGGGGTCTCGTCGGGGTCGCCGCCGTCGCTGTGCTGGGAACCGCCATCTGGGGAGGAGGACTCGCCAACCAGTTCAGGTACACGGACGGCAAGTGGGAGCACCTCATCGATTTCAAGGACGGACGCCGATATGCCGGCCCATTCCTGCTCTACTTCAGCTACGGCCTGCTGGATGCCATGTTCCAGAGCCTCATCTACTGGATCATCGGCGCCCTCGCAAACGACTCACAGATCCTCAGCAG GTACGTTGGATTCTACAAGGGGGTGCAAAGTGCAGGGGCGGCTGTCGCATGGCAAGTCGACACACACAAGACGTCCCTGATATCCCAGCTGATTGTGAACTGGGCGCTCATGACCGTCAGCTACCCCTTACTTGCCCTGCTGGTGTTCTTGGCTGTGAAGGACGAGGACAACTCGGTTTCCTCGGTCGAGGATGGCAAAGACAGAGACAGTAAGCTCTCTGCACCAACCAGCTTTCACTGA